From a single Methylosinus sp. H3A genomic region:
- a CDS encoding squalene/phytoene synthase family protein: protein MDDAAAKRETELADHYRHCEAALREQELDLWLAGLFAPASARPHLHAIGAFAAELASVRARVSQPILGEMRLRWWYDSLEAAADSEGARAHPVADALFDTLDRHAIPREEIVELLEAHSFDLYDEPMESLAALETYCDRVFGAPMRWRAIAIDAQDASRQEEALRCAGRALGLTSILRALPRHLAQGQRFLPVDLLARHSAEADFAEAKATPAVAGALAELRGEARDNLEKARSAVHGDGPARAALLPAALIPLYLGEMERKGFEPFHTIAEPAQWRRQWRLWRASRGRGI, encoded by the coding sequence ATGGACGACGCCGCCGCCAAGCGCGAGACGGAGCTCGCGGATCACTATCGCCATTGCGAGGCGGCGCTGCGCGAGCAGGAGCTGGACCTCTGGCTCGCAGGCCTCTTCGCGCCGGCGAGCGCGCGTCCGCATCTCCATGCGATCGGCGCTTTCGCCGCCGAGCTGGCCAGCGTGCGCGCGCGCGTCTCACAGCCGATTCTCGGCGAGATGCGCCTGCGCTGGTGGTACGATTCGCTGGAAGCCGCCGCCGACAGCGAGGGCGCGCGCGCCCATCCGGTCGCCGACGCGCTATTCGACACGCTCGACCGCCATGCGATCCCGCGTGAGGAAATCGTCGAGCTGCTGGAGGCCCATAGCTTCGACCTCTATGACGAGCCGATGGAGAGCCTAGCGGCGCTCGAGACCTATTGCGACCGCGTCTTCGGCGCGCCCATGCGCTGGCGCGCCATCGCCATCGACGCGCAGGACGCGAGCCGGCAAGAAGAAGCGCTGCGTTGCGCCGGCCGCGCCTTGGGGCTCACGTCGATTCTTCGCGCCCTGCCCCGCCATCTGGCGCAGGGGCAGCGATTCCTCCCCGTCGATCTCCTCGCGCGCCATAGCGCCGAGGCCGATTTCGCCGAAGCGAAAGCGACGCCCGCGGTCGCGGGGGCTCTGGCGGAGCTGCGCGGCGAAGCGCGCGACAATCTCGAAAAGGCGCGGAGCGCGGTGCACGGCGACGGGCCCGCGCGCGCCGCTTTGCTGCCCGCGGCCTTGATCCCGCTCTATCTCGGCGAAATGGAGCGCAAGGGCTTCGAGCCCTTCCACACCATCGCCGAGCCCGCGCAATGGCGGCGGCAATGGCGGCTGTGGCGCGCGTCGCGGGGGCGCGGCATATAG
- a CDS encoding Mth938-like domain-containing protein: MAELGRGFVPGRHRIESYGGGGFRFAEMSHRGSLLALPSGIHALEAVAAAQIDEAVLAPLFAEPADAVELLIFGAGENLRPPSAALRARLRQAGIMVEAMATGPAVRTYNMLLDEDRRVAAVLIVV, from the coding sequence ATGGCCGAGCTGGGTCGAGGCTTCGTTCCGGGCCGCCACAGGATCGAGAGCTATGGCGGCGGCGGCTTTCGCTTCGCGGAGATGTCGCATCGCGGCTCGCTGCTCGCTCTGCCCTCCGGAATTCACGCTCTGGAGGCGGTCGCGGCGGCGCAGATCGATGAAGCGGTCCTCGCGCCGCTCTTCGCCGAGCCGGCCGACGCCGTCGAATTGCTGATCTTCGGCGCCGGCGAAAATCTGCGGCCGCCGTCGGCGGCGTTGCGCGCCCGGTTGAGGCAAGCGGGAATCATGGTCGAGGCCATGGCCACTGGGCCGGCGGTGCGAACCTATAATATGCTGCTCGACGAAGATCGGCGCGTCGCCGCCGTGCTGATCGTGGTGTGA